Genomic segment of bacterium:
TCCAGAAGCTCTAGTCTGTGGTGAGCGGCCGGGACTGGTCCCCTGAGCTACCCGGCGAAAGCGGTGGGGCGACGGGATTGAACTCCTGCTCCTCATCCACATCCAGGAACCGGTCCCGCGCTTGTCGCGCCACGCTTTCTGTGACTGGGGCTGGCGATCCATTGGTCTTTTGACTCCGTTTGGCCGGACCAGCGCCGCTGTTCTGCTCAGTCCGCTCCTCCCGCATGAGGGATCGCTTCCGTTGCCCCTTTGGAGGAATGCTGCCGATGTCGCGATACTTCGCCACGGTCCGCCGCGCTACTTCATATCCCCGACGGGTCAGTTCTGCTGAGATAGCCTGGTCGGAAAACATCTTCTCAGGTGTTTCATCCGCCAGGATCTGTCGAATCACTTCGATGACCACCTGCTGATAGTCGAAGAAGACCGTGAACGGCACCAGGCGGGCGTCGGGGAGTTGCACGAACTTGCCGTTCAGTGCGCGACTGATGGTGGAGGGATGGACTCCGACCACTTTCGCGAGATCTTCCTGCGTGAGCGGCTGAAGCCCCAGGACGCCCTGTGTCAGATAGGCCCCCTGAATCCCGATCAGCGCCTCAGTCACTTTTCGCAGGGTTTCAGAGCGGGTGCTCAGATTTTCGAGGAACCAGTAGGCCCGGTCGAAATAGTTCTGGATGTGCTCTTTTTCGTTAGATGAAAACTCGATGGTCCCGCCCGCCTTGATCCGGTGGTACGCGTCCTGATACCAGCGGGAGATCCGCATCCGTGGCAGCCCGGCGTCCTGGACTTCCACGAAGTACTCCAGGGCCCCCTCGGCTGTGGGCTGTGCCCGGATCACAACATCCGGCCCACCGATGCCCTGATTCCGTTCGACTGTTCCCAGCGACCCACCCAGCAACTCGCCGGGGTAGGGGAAGAGGTTTTCTGCAATGAAATGGAGCGCATCCTCCACCTGACGTGAAGAAACGCCCAGTTCCCGGGGGAGATGGCTGACCCGCCCTTCGAGAATCAGATGGTAGTGATCCCGGAGAATCCTCTCTGGCAGGTCCAGCGGCAGCTCCGGCTGGCTGGACCGGAGATACGACATCTGCGCCAGGAGGGCCTGCTGAGGCGCTGATGCGCCAATGCCTGGGGGATCGGTTTGTGTGAGTTGCCACTGGATGCGCTGGACCTCCCGGAGCGGAACGCTGAGATCCTCGGCCAGTTCCGGCAAGTCGACATGGATGAGGCCATCACTCTGAATCAGGTCGATGAGGGCATCCGCGACCTGCAATTCTTCGCGGGCCGCCTGGGGATACTGCAGGCGGTAGTTCCGTTTGAGCGACTCCCGGATGTCTCCAGCTCGATTGCTGGTGTTTGTCAGCGGGTCGTACTCTTCTTCATCACGACGGTAGTAGTTAGCATCGGGGTCCTCAAAGTGCTCCGATGAGGACGCGAGCAGATCGTTCATCTGCGCGCCCCGCTCCCGTCGCTGGAGAGAGGCCTCGTATTCCTCACGCAGTTCGCGACGTCGTTCTTCCTGCCGTTCCCGGGTCCGGTCCAGTTTCCGCTCCCGCTCGGCTTCTTCCACTACCTCGAGGGCCGGATTCTCCCGAAGCTCCTCTTCCACCGCGACCCGGAGTTCCAGGTTCGTTTTGACCAGCAGCTTGTGCCTGATAATGGTCTGGAGCTGGACCCACGGCTTGACCGTCTGCTTCAGCGACGTTTTCTGGCTGTGCCGGATTTGGATGCCTGCCATGGGGGTGG
This window contains:
- the rpoN gene encoding RNA polymerase sigma-54 factor, which encodes MAGIQIRHSQKTSLKQTVKPWVQLQTIIRHKLLVKTNLELRVAVEEELRENPALEVVEEAERERKLDRTRERQEERRRELREEYEASLQRRERGAQMNDLLASSSEHFEDPDANYYRRDEEEYDPLTNTSNRAGDIRESLKRNYRLQYPQAAREELQVADALIDLIQSDGLIHVDLPELAEDLSVPLREVQRIQWQLTQTDPPGIGASAPQQALLAQMSYLRSSQPELPLDLPERILRDHYHLILEGRVSHLPRELGVSSRQVEDALHFIAENLFPYPGELLGGSLGTVERNQGIGGPDVVIRAQPTAEGALEYFVEVQDAGLPRMRISRWYQDAYHRIKAGGTIEFSSNEKEHIQNYFDRAYWFLENLSTRSETLRKVTEALIGIQGAYLTQGVLGLQPLTQEDLAKVVGVHPSTISRALNGKFVQLPDARLVPFTVFFDYQQVVIEVIRQILADETPEKMFSDQAISAELTRRGYEVARRTVAKYRDIGSIPPKGQRKRSLMREERTEQNSGAGPAKRSQKTNGSPAPVTESVARQARDRFLDVDEEQEFNPVAPPLSPGSSGDQSRPLTTD